In Aspergillus fumigatus Af293 chromosome 2, whole genome shotgun sequence, a genomic segment contains:
- a CDS encoding putative beta-1,6-glucan biosynthesis protein (Knh1), with product MNILQCLFTLLLLPCTLADVDFTVPTIGTNFKGGDVVTVHWCESGQPPRISELSQYDLSLYAGGDKADTQYEVAVLIKNGLFTRGNSVSIRIDPGVGGNEANAYFLKMVASGPEAFAINFSNRFTLSNMTGSFPPHLVDDIRSLSNSDGYAVKEELRKRGVGAAYAAYTVPYPLQSGPTKYAPMAKEPGSTIPVKTKAPAPQFTASVYTIATTRLPPATVQATLSASATYSIVSVENTASPAPHPHDAAMKRLMERWKD from the exons ATGAATATTCTACAGTGCCTCTTCACCTTACTGCTACTTCCATGTACATTAGCAGATGTTGACTTCACCGTGCCAACCATTGGCACGAATTTCAAGGGTGGCGACGTTGTTACAGTGCACTGGTGCGAGTCAGGCCAGCCTCCACGAATTTCGGAACTGTCACAATACGATCTTTCCCTCTACGCAGGAGGAGATAAGGCTGATACCCAG TATGAAGTAGCTGTCCTAATCAAAAACGGCCTTTTCACTCGTGGAAATTCGGTCTCCATCAGGATCGATCCTGGTGTCGGAGGCAATGAAGCCAACGCATA CTTTTTAAAGATGGTTGCCTCTGGGCCTGAGGCCTTTGCCATCAATTTCTCAAATCGCTTCACACTCAGCAACATGACCGGGTCGTTTCCACCTCACCTCGTGGATGACATTCGTTCTCTCTCAAATTCTGACGGATACGCTGTTAAAGAAGAACTACGAAAGAGAGGGGTTGGAGCAGCTTACGCAGCTTACACTGTACCCTATCCTTTGCAGAGCGGTCCAACAAAGTATGCTCCAATGGCCAAGGAACCCGGAAGTACTATCCCTGTGAAGACGAAGGCTCCGGCACCGCAGTTCACAGCAAGTGTTTACACAATCGCAACGACTCGGCTTCCTCCAGCGACAGTGCAAGCTACACTTTCTGCATCTGCAACGTACTCTATTGTCAGTGTTGAGAACACA GCGTCCCCTGCACCGCATCCCCACGATGCCGCAATGAAAAGATTAATGGAGAGATGGAAGGATTAA
- a CDS encoding signal recognition particle receptor subunit beta codes for MEMWWRHDYSVEPAVVGNKLELQLFCTTPYVEDEMAEHEEWGLAERIFTSLLDGNLVAIAVTTLIAFGLPVLLHFLFYRSVASPPLSNFLLLGPSGAGKTALLSLLESKTSRLAKATQTTHTSQTSTSAIVSLPPSVPTASNRYRSVNDYSVKDVSKNPVRYRLKDTPGHGKLREAQGLSELVSMATAKDKKLKLRAVIFMVDTAALTEENTLRDTASYLHDVLLALQKRALKRGKSSAKVASEIPVLVAANKQDLFTALPPGSVREKLETEIDRIRKSKSKGLMNASEDTATVEDDDTLGSIDAQDNFSFRLLEDEVGVKVDVVGGVVKGDEEGNIGAGVRRWEEWIGQCL; via the exons ATGGAAATGTGGTGGCGCCATGATTACTCAGTAGAACCCGCGGTTGTTGGCAACAAGCTGGAGCTCCAACTATTCTGCACAACGCCATATGTGGAAGATG AGATGGCAGAACACGAAGAATGGGGTCTGGCGGAGCGGATTTTCACCAGCCTTTTGGACGGCAATCTCGTCGCTATTGCAGTCACAACCCTCATCGCCTTTGGACTGCCTGTTCTGTTgcatttcctcttctaccGGTCCGTTGCGTCTCCGCCATTGAGCAATTTTCTGCTTCTCGGACCTAGCGGGGCAGGAAAAACCGCTTTGTTGTCATTG CTTGAAAGCAAGACATCCCGCTTGGCTAAAGCGACACAAACCACGCACACATCTCAAACATCTACCTCAGCCATCGTCAGCCTCCCCCCTTCAGTACCGACTGCATCAAATCGCTACCGCTCCGTCAATGATTATTCGGTGAAGGATGTCTCGAAGAATCCTGTTAGGTATCGTTTGAAGGATACTCCTGGCCATGGGAAACTACGGGAGGCCCAGGGCCTTTCAGAACTGGTGTCAATGGCGACTGCGAAGGACAAGAAATTGAAGCTGCGCGCTGTCATTTTTATGGTAGACACTGCAGCTTTGACCGAGGAAAACACGTTAAGAGACACCGCATCCTATTTGCACGATGTTCTTCTCGCTCTTCAGAAACGCGCTTTGAAGAGAGGCAAGTCTTCCGCCAAGGTAGCATCGGAAATCCCCGTCCTCGTAGCCGCCAACAAACAAGACCTATTCACGGCCTTGCCGCCAGGCTCTGTTCGTGAAAAACTGGAAACCGAGATCGATAGGATCCGGAAATCCAAGAGCAAGGGGCTCATGAATGCCAGCGAGGACACTGCTACggttgaggacgatgatACCTTGGGCAGCATCGATGCGCAGGATAATTTCAGCTTCAGGCTACTAGAAGATGAGGTCGGTGTGAAAGTCGACGTCGTTGGCGGAGTTGTAAAAGGCGATGAGGAGGGCAATATTGGAGCCGGTGTGAGGAGATGGGAAGAATGGATCGGACAATGCCTATGA
- a CDS encoding putative short chain dehydrogenase/reductase yields MSGFFTYRNFSLQDTPPLDGKVAVVTQSQWWDCELMNAGDRRFTGRPSWHRGRCVGTSHTNGKVYIVARSKSKYLRAQENWRQRHGIVLSENDDRLEFIQCDLGDIKSVKDAADEITAKTDRLDILICNAGVGPQYKRSPQNIEVVFATNCVGHQVLATLLLSLLRRTINQGKAQEARIVVTSSSFHQFCRKIDLNLLTSPSRPKPAIVDGLWRYGRSKLGNILFTRELARRLEQGTDPADRHIYANVFFPGNIVTEQWNSWDDYFGRVGGSIMRRLFSLIGQSTQDGAATAIYLAASQAIRENGTRGQYFIPIATPCKTTPVAADMRLARELWDWINARATETLGSDWQSEAGVGLFNRI; encoded by the exons ATGTCGGGGTTCTTTACGTACCGAAACTTCTCTTTACAGGACACGCCTCCTTTGGACGGGAAGGTAGCTGTTGTGACG CAATCTCAGTGGTGGGACTGCGAGCTGATGAATGCTGGTGACCGTCGCTTCACAGGGAGGCCAAGCTGGCATAGGGGAAGGTGTGTAGGAACTTCCCATACGAATGG GAAAGTCTACATTGTAGCGCGAAGCAAGAGCAAGTACCTCAGAGCACAAGAGAACTGGCGACAGCGCCATGGTATAGTTCTCAGCGAGAATGACGACAGGTTGGAATTCATTCAGTGCGATCTGGGAGACATCAAATCCGTAAAGGATGCAGCGGATGAGATTACGGCCAAGACAGACAGACTGGACATCTTGATATGCAATGCAG GGGTGGGACCTCAGTACAAGAGGTCACCTCAGAATATCGAGGTCGTCTTTGCTACTAATTGCGTTGGCCATCAGGTTCTGGCCACCCTCctgctttctcttctgaGACGCACAATAAACCAAGGCAAGGCACAGGAGGCTCGGATAGTCGTCACCAGCTCATCTTTTCATCAATTTTGCCGCAAAATAGATCTGAATTTGCTCACATCTCCAAGTCGGCCCAAGCCTGCAATCGTCGACGGGCTATGGCGTTACGGTCGATCCAAGCTAGGTAACATTCTCTTCACAAGAGAACTTGCCCGTCGGCTCGAGCAGGGGACGGACCCCGCAGATAGACACATCTATGCCAATGTATTCTTTCCAGGAAATATCGTCACCGAGCAGTGGAACTCCTGGGATGACTACTTTGGAAGAGTAGGAGGCTCTATAATGAGACGCCTGTTCTCACTGATTGGACAGAGCACGCAGGATGGTGCTGCAACAGCCATTTATCTAGCTGCGAGCCAAGCAATTCGAGAGAATGGAACGCGTGGTCAATACTTCATTCCTATTGCCACCCCTTGCAAAACAACTCcggttgctgctgatatgAGGCTTGCTCGCGAACTTTGG GATTGGATAAATGCCCGAGCGACAGAGACTCTAGGTTCAGACTGGCAGAGCGAGGCTGGCGTGGGTTTGTTCAACCGCATCTAG